A portion of the Oncorhynchus masou masou isolate Uvic2021 chromosome 11, UVic_Omas_1.1, whole genome shotgun sequence genome contains these proteins:
- the LOC135548548 gene encoding immunoglobulin superfamily member 5-like isoform X2, whose product MASVFFTLFLLYATGVSGDPQLEPLNVTVLRGSEARFNISLSEAWYSMSWMLKTVLVLTINSGTGVSEHNRRFSVKNYSSADIYCWEFTIRDVWRNDSGDVSCGVQEKPTQTAQLLVQERGTVRIVGGNMTVAQGHQAIVQCEASGWFPKPTVSWVVDGVVVDQNSYNSSSEALDSLYNSISLLTVRGVNSVQVKCLASVSALTTPLSSSIYLVVEPQDWTVLIAVVCSVGGFALLVLLILGIVFCCKRRKEAKSSYQKEMGRTRSQIEMSSGAVGQRQGKENPAYVIDGQTSVTHSEFNDSGYIQTNYTKHFEIPDLVNGNQAANGDASAYNILGVTGVRKHRHVTIV is encoded by the exons gagtcTCAGGAGACCCTCAGCTGGAGCCCCTGAATGTGACTGTGCTGCGGGGCTCAGAGGCTCGGTTTAACATCAGCCTGTCTGAGGCCTGGTACTCCATGTCATGGATGCTTAAAACTGTTTTGGTCCTCACCATCAACAGTGGCACCGGTGTGTCTGAGCACAACCGTCGTTTCTCCGTTAAAAACTACTCCAGCGCCGACATATACTGCTGGGAGTTCACCATCCGGGACGTCTGGAGGAACGACTCTGGTGACGTCAGCTGTGGCGTCCAGGAAAAGCCGACCCAGACCGCTCAGCTCTTGGTCCAAG AGAGAGGCACAGTGAGGATTGTGGGAGGTAACATGACAGTGGCCCAGGGCCACCAGGCCATCGTCCAGTGTGAGGCCTCTGGTTGGTTCCCTAAGCCCACAGTGAGCTGGGTGGTGGATGGGGTCGTGGTGGACCAGAACAGCTACAACAGTAGCAGTGAGGCCCTGGACAGTCTGTATAACTCCATCAGCCTCCTCACTGTCCGTGGGGTCAACAGTGTCCAAGTGAAGTGCCTGGCCAGCGTATCTGCCCTGACCACCCCACTGTCCAGTTCCATCTACCTGGTGGTTG AGCCCCAAGACTGGACTGTGCTCATCGCTGTTGTTTGTTCCGTCGGGGGCTTCGCTCTGCTGGTGCTGCTCATCCTTGGAATCGTCTTCTGCTGCAAACGCAGAAAAGAAGCCA AATCCAGCTACCAGAAGGAAATGGG GAGAACGAGGTCCCAGATCGAGATGAGTAGTGGTGcagtgggacagagacagggcaaGGAAAACCCTGCATACGTGATAGACGGCCAAACAA GTGTCACCCACAGTGAATTCAACGACAGTGGTTACATCCAGACTAACTATACAAAACATTTTGAG ATTCCTGATCTTGTCAACGGTAACCAGGCAGCAAATGGCGATGCCAGTGCATACAACATCCTGGGTGTAACCGGTGTCAGGAAACACAGACATGTTACTATTGTGTGA
- the LOC135548548 gene encoding immunoglobulin superfamily member 5-like isoform X1: MASVFFTLFLLYATGVSGDPQLEPLNVTVLRGSEARFNISLSEAWYSMSWMLKTVLVLTINSGTGVSEHNRRFSVKNYSSADIYCWEFTIRDVWRNDSGDVSCGVQEKPTQTAQLLVQERGTVRIVGGNMTVAQGHQAIVQCEASGWFPKPTVSWVVDGVVVDQNSYNSSSEALDSLYNSISLLTVRGVNSVQVKCLASVSALTTPLSSSIYLVVEPQDWTVLIAVVCSVGGFALLVLLILGIVFCCKRRKEAKSSYQKEMGRTRSQIEMSSGAVGQRQGKENPAYVIDGQTTGVTHSEFNDSGYIQTNYTKHFEIPDLVNGNQAANGDASAYNILGVTGVRKHRHVTIV; the protein is encoded by the exons gagtcTCAGGAGACCCTCAGCTGGAGCCCCTGAATGTGACTGTGCTGCGGGGCTCAGAGGCTCGGTTTAACATCAGCCTGTCTGAGGCCTGGTACTCCATGTCATGGATGCTTAAAACTGTTTTGGTCCTCACCATCAACAGTGGCACCGGTGTGTCTGAGCACAACCGTCGTTTCTCCGTTAAAAACTACTCCAGCGCCGACATATACTGCTGGGAGTTCACCATCCGGGACGTCTGGAGGAACGACTCTGGTGACGTCAGCTGTGGCGTCCAGGAAAAGCCGACCCAGACCGCTCAGCTCTTGGTCCAAG AGAGAGGCACAGTGAGGATTGTGGGAGGTAACATGACAGTGGCCCAGGGCCACCAGGCCATCGTCCAGTGTGAGGCCTCTGGTTGGTTCCCTAAGCCCACAGTGAGCTGGGTGGTGGATGGGGTCGTGGTGGACCAGAACAGCTACAACAGTAGCAGTGAGGCCCTGGACAGTCTGTATAACTCCATCAGCCTCCTCACTGTCCGTGGGGTCAACAGTGTCCAAGTGAAGTGCCTGGCCAGCGTATCTGCCCTGACCACCCCACTGTCCAGTTCCATCTACCTGGTGGTTG AGCCCCAAGACTGGACTGTGCTCATCGCTGTTGTTTGTTCCGTCGGGGGCTTCGCTCTGCTGGTGCTGCTCATCCTTGGAATCGTCTTCTGCTGCAAACGCAGAAAAGAAGCCA AATCCAGCTACCAGAAGGAAATGGG GAGAACGAGGTCCCAGATCGAGATGAGTAGTGGTGcagtgggacagagacagggcaaGGAAAACCCTGCATACGTGATAGACGGCCAAACAA CAGGTGTCACCCACAGTGAATTCAACGACAGTGGTTACATCCAGACTAACTATACAAAACATTTTGAG ATTCCTGATCTTGTCAACGGTAACCAGGCAGCAAATGGCGATGCCAGTGCATACAACATCCTGGGTGTAACCGGTGTCAGGAAACACAGACATGTTACTATTGTGTGA